One Echinicola strongylocentroti DNA window includes the following coding sequences:
- the nrfD gene encoding NrfD/PsrC family molybdoenzyme membrane anchor subunit gives MQVTSSVREPLVTGGKTYKDVTHDVSRQVEGKPTIGWMLGLAVSIGVLLLGSIAVGATVWEGIGMWGLNKTVGWAWDITNFVWWVGIGHAGTLISAVLLLFRQKWRTSINRAAEAMTIFAVICAAMFPVLHMGRPWLGAYWALPLPNVFGSLWVNFNSPLLWDVFAISTYFSVSLVFWYIGLIPDFATIRDRATGLRKVIYGALSFGWTGAAKIWMRYEAVSLILAGLATPLVLSVHTIVSFDFATSVIPGWHTTIFPPYFVAGAIFSGFAMVLTLMLITRKLFKLEDYITMVHIELMNIVIIITGSIVGIAYITEFFIAWYSGVEAEQYAFINRAFGPYWWAYWSMMTCNVISPQLFWFKKIRTSIVFTFALSIVVNIGMWFERFVIIVTSLHRDYLPSSWAMFYPTWADVGVYLFTFGLFFTLFLLFAKFFPVINMAEVKSVLKSSSEKVNK, from the coding sequence ATGCAGGTTACTTCATCCGTACGCGAGCCGTTAGTTACGGGCGGTAAAACATACAAGGACGTTACCCATGACGTCTCCAGACAAGTGGAAGGAAAGCCGACCATCGGCTGGATGCTTGGTCTGGCGGTATCCATTGGGGTGCTGTTATTGGGCAGTATTGCCGTGGGTGCCACGGTCTGGGAAGGTATTGGCATGTGGGGACTGAATAAGACTGTAGGCTGGGCATGGGATATCACCAACTTCGTGTGGTGGGTAGGTATCGGTCACGCAGGTACATTGATTTCAGCGGTATTGTTGCTTTTCAGACAGAAATGGAGAACATCCATTAACCGTGCTGCAGAGGCGATGACTATTTTTGCCGTTATCTGTGCAGCGATGTTTCCAGTGCTCCACATGGGTAGACCATGGCTTGGAGCTTACTGGGCTCTCCCGCTTCCAAACGTTTTTGGGTCCCTTTGGGTAAACTTTAACTCCCCATTGCTTTGGGACGTGTTTGCGATCTCGACTTATTTCTCTGTATCACTCGTGTTCTGGTACATAGGTCTGATTCCTGATTTCGCTACCATCCGTGACAGGGCTACAGGGCTGAGAAAAGTGATATACGGAGCTTTGAGTTTTGGATGGACGGGAGCTGCAAAAATCTGGATGAGGTATGAAGCCGTTTCGTTGATCCTTGCTGGTTTGGCGACACCATTGGTACTTTCGGTTCACACCATTGTATCCTTTGACTTTGCGACATCGGTGATTCCTGGATGGCACACGACGATCTTTCCGCCTTACTTCGTGGCAGGGGCGATTTTCTCGGGTTTTGCGATGGTACTTACCTTGATGTTGATCACCAGAAAATTATTTAAACTGGAAGATTACATTACAATGGTGCACATCGAGTTGATGAACATTGTGATCATCATCACTGGATCCATTGTAGGTATCGCCTATATCACGGAATTCTTTATCGCATGGTATTCTGGAGTAGAAGCAGAGCAATATGCATTTATCAACCGTGCATTTGGGCCATACTGGTGGGCATACTGGTCGATGATGACCTGTAACGTGATTTCCCCTCAGCTTTTCTGGTTTAAGAAAATCAGAACATCCATCGTATTTACCTTTGCCTTGTCAATAGTAGTAAATATCGGGATGTGGTTCGAGCGATTTGTAATTATTGTAACCTCACTTCATAGGGACTACCTTCCTTCGTCTTGGGCGATGTTCTACCCTACTTGGGCGGATGTTGGAGTTTACCTGTTCACTTTTGGTTTGTTCTTTACACTCTTCCTGTTGTTTGCGAAGTTTTTCCCAGTGATCAACATGGCAGAGGTGAAATCTGTATTGAAGTCTTCATCTGAAAAAGTAAATAAATAA